The following nucleotide sequence is from Acidaminococcales bacterium.
CTTTCGTCGGGCAAGAAGACGTCATGGCCATGATGGAAGAAATGATCAAATATGTTTACGAAGGCGCCATCGGGCGGACGGTGGATATTCCTTTCCGAAGATTAAGCTACGCCGAAGCTATGGGCAGTTATGGCTCTGACAAGCCGGATCTGCGGTTTGACATGCGCTTGGTCGACTTGTCGGAAACAGTTCGGGGCTGCGGCTTTAAAGTTTTTGAAAGCGCGCTTTTGGGCGGCGGCGAAGTTAAAGCGATAAACGTAAAAGGACGGGCCGACATACCGCGCCGCGAACTGGACGGCCTGACGGAATATGTCGGCAATTACGGCGCCAAAGGCATGGCCTGGCTGATGGTTACGGCGGAGGGAATAAAATCGCCGGTGGCGAAATTCTTCAGCCCGGAGATACTGGCGGCAATTTGCGCGAAAACCGGTGCCGAACCGGGCGACCTGCTGTTGTTTATCGCCGATAAGCCGGCGGTAGTGGCGCAGGCCCTTGGCAATTTGCGCCTGGAAATGGGGCGGCGGTTGGGATTGATCGACGAGGGCGCTTTATCCTTTTTGTGGGTGCTGGATTTTCCCATGTTTGAATACGATGAGGAAGAAAAGCGTTATATCGCCATGCATCATCCCTTTACGTCCCCCGTTGAGGACGATGTCCCGCGCTTGTCCGGCGATCTGGCCGGCATACGCGCCAAAGCCTACGATATGGTATTAAACGGCGCCGAGGTCGGCGGCGGCAGCATCAGGATACACCGGCGGGACGTGCAGGAGAAAGTGTTCTCCGCCATCGGCCTGTCCCCGGAAGAAGCCAGGGCTCAGTTTGGCTTTCTGCTGGACGCCTTCGAGTACGGCACGCCCCCGCACGGCGGCATTGCCTTTGGCCTGGACCGGCTGGTCATGATCATGGCGGGGAAAAAATCCATAAGGGATGTCATAGCCTTTCCCAAAACGCAAAGCGCCACCGATTTGATGACCCAATCACCTTCTTATGTGACGGAAAAACAATTGCGGGAACTGAACATAAAAAGCACGGTTCCCGTCCGCAAAGAATACGGGGAAAACGAATAAATGGAAATAGCCGGGACAGCAAACAAAATGCGCTGCCCCGGTCGTTGCCGGCAAGGGCGGCCATGCCCGTACCCGGCAAAAAACTTTTAAAATTTAGAGCCTGTTGATATTATCCGAAATGTTCAGATTTTGAACGAATTTTTTGTCAGGCGCGGCGCAAAACGCAGGCGAGGCCGTAGGTTCAACAAGGCTTTGCGCCAAAGCATGGCGGACAATTTGCCAAACATACCACCTTGATGAATGTCTGGAAGCGCCTTTTTGAAAAACAAATGACCCCCTTGTGCGGATTTGGCTCCATCATAAAAAAAGAAGCCGTGGAAAAAGGCGATTTTTTGGAAGGGGCGGGTTCCTGCGTTTTCGTGCCTGTTTGGGAAGAAGGCGGGCAAGACATCATCAATATACCCGCCGGGGAATATCTATGCATGTATAAATATGGCATGCCTTACGATACGGAACATCTGACAAGGTTTATGAGCTATATGAACGAAAAATCTTATTCTTTGGTGGGCGACATCATTGATGTATGCCTTCTTGACACTACTTTTTACAGCCAGGGAAATAAGGTGGACTTATGCGTTCTGCAGGCTCCTGTGCGGAAAAATTGACGATAGCGCAGCCATGCTTTTCCGCCGCGCCGGGGAAATTTCTCGCAATATGGCCTCTTGCTCCCTGCCCGTGGACAATGGTTCAAACCGCATGTGCCCGCGCCCCGTACCGCCCGAAATTGAACGCGGATTCACTGCGCCCAAAACCGGGGGCGCGCCTTTTGCTTTTCGGGCCGCCGTTCGGATAGGCTAACCGGTGCTGCCAAACCCGCCGCGCCGGGCTTCTTTTTTTTGCTCCCGGTCGCCGTCCGCCATAAGGTATTTATAAAAAATGCCCTGTGCGATGCGCTCGCCTTTTTCAATTGTTACATCCGTGCCTGAATGATTTAAAAAGGCAATGATTATATGTCCTTCATTGTCGGGATTGTTGTAATAATCAGCGTCAATTATTCCCTGCCCGTTGACCAGGCTGAGCGCGTTATTCACGGACAGTCCGGACCTTATGTGTACGCCGAGGAATTCGTCGCTTCGCATATACGCTTTTAAGCCGGTCGGCACTTTTGTTACCAACCCGGCTTTCAATACGGCGCTTTCGGCCGCCGCAATATCATAACCGGCGCTTTGGGCGGTTCTCCTTTTCGGTAGGTTTATGTTCGCCCCGCCGTATTTTGTTACTGTCTCAAAACCGCGTACCCGCATGGTGCAACGCCTTTCCGGAACATTTCGGCCCTAGTCCGACGATGGCCGGCCGAATGCCTTTAAACAGCCGCGCCGCCATAGCGGCTACATCGGTTAGGCTTGCCCCTTTGATTTTGGCAATCAATTCTTCGGTTGGGATGAGCGGTTTTCCTAAAACGGACAGCTTGCCCACGCGTTGCATGCGCCCGCCGGAATTTTCCAGCCCGAGCAGCAAACTGCTGATCAACTGTTCCTTGGAGTCTTGCAATTCGTTTTCGGTCAGGCCGTTTTCCGCCACTTCGCCCATGATTTCTTCCAGCGCCGCCAGAAAAAATTCGCCTTTCTCCGGGTTGACCGCAGCGTTTATGGTAAAAAGTCCGGCATCGCTGTAACTGCTGAAAACAGAATCAATAAAATACGCCAGCCCTTTTGTTTCCCTTATTTCCTGGAAAAGGCGGGAACTTGCGCTGCCGCCGAGACGGTTGCACAGGATGGAGGCCGCATGCCAGGAACAGTCCGCCAGCGGTATGCCCGGTACGCCCCATATTATCTGCGACTGTTCCAAGTCTTTTGGGATAAATTTGCGCCCGGCGGCAAAGTCCGGCGCGCTCGCCGGTATTTTTTTCGCCTGGCCGGACAGCCCGGACAGATATTTGTCGGCGAGGCCGCAAATATCGCCATGCCGAACATTGCCGGCGGCGGCAACAACAAGATTGTCCGGGGTATAAAAATCATGCAGGAAGTTGGCGAGGATCCGGCCGTTTATTTTCCTGACGTCCTTTTTGTCGCCTGTAACATTGCGCCCGAGAGGGTGATCGCCCCAAACGAAGGAGAAAAACTCGTTTTGCGCCAATTCTTCCGGATCGTCATAGTACATGTCGTATTCTTGCATGATTACTTGTTTTTCTTTTTTGACGTCGCCGGGCAAAAAGCGCGAGTGCAGAAACATGTCGGCCAAGAGATCAAACAACTGTTCTATATGTGAGTCAAGCGCCCTGGCATAATAGCAGGTATATTCCGCCGCCGTGAAAGCGTTTAACTGCCCGCCGATGCGGTCGGCTTCCAGCGCCAGTTGCCTCGCGTCGCGTCTTTCGGTGCCCTTGAAAAACATGTGTTCGATGAAATGCGCCGTGCCGCAAACTGTATCCTGCCGCGCGCCGCAGGCTACCCAAAAGCCGAGGGAAGCCGAGCGCACCTCGTGCATACTGTCGGTAACAACCCTGATGCCGTTGGGCATAATGGTTTGTTGGATCATTTAACTGCCGGCGCGTCCCTTTTCAATACTTCCTTGCGCGACAGGTTTACCCGGCCTTGCCGGTCGATTTCCGTAACCTTGACTACTACTTCGTCGCCTATTGCGACAACATCCTCGACTTTGTTCACCCGCTCTAGGGCCAGTTGCGAAATGTGCACAAGCCCTTCTTTGCCGGGCAATATTTCGACAAAAGCGCCGAAGTTCATCAAGCGCGTAACCTTGCCGGCATATATTTTGCCGACTTCGACTTCGGCGACCAATGATTCGATGATTTTTACCGCTTTTTCCGCGCCTTGCGGATCGACTGCGGCGATAAACACCTTGCCGTCGTCTTCCACGTCAATCTTGACGCCGGTATCTTCCACGATTTTCTTGATGATTTTGCCGCCGGGGCCGATAATATCGCGAATCTTGTCAGGGTCAATCTGCAGGGTAATGATGCGCGGGGCGTACGGCGACAATTCGCCGCGCGGGCGGTCGATGGCCTCTAACATTTTGCCCAGGATAAATTCTCGCCCACGCTTGGCCTGCGCCAAAGCAGCCGCGAAAATATCCTTGTTTATGCCGTCGATCTTTATATCCATCTGAATGGCGGTTATGCCTTTTTGCGTTCCGGCCACCTTAAAGTCCATATCGCCCAGCGCGTCCTCCAAGCCTTGGATATCCGTCAGGATGGTAAAATTTTCGCCGTCTTTGACCAGTCCCATGGCCACGCCGGAAACAGGCGCTTTTATCGGCACGCCGGCATCCATAAGGGAAAGAGTGCTGGCGCAGACGCTGGCCATGGAAGACGAGCCGTTGGACTCCAGTACCTCGGAAACTAACCTCAGCGCGTAGGGGAATTCGTCTTCTGACGGTATTACCGGCAAAAGCGCCCGTTCCGCCAGCGCGCCGTGCCCTATTTCCCTGCGCCCGGGCGAGCGCAAGGGGCGGGTTTCGCCCACGCTGTAAGGAGGAAAATTATAATGATGCATATAGCGCTTGGAGTCTTCCACGCCAAGGCCGTCCAGTATTTGCCCCTCGCGCAGGGGGGCGAGGGTGGCTATGTTAAGCACCTGCGTCTGTCCGCGGGTAAAAAGGCCGGAACCATGGGCCCTTGGCAAAATGCCCGCTTCACAGGAGACCGGCCGCACTTGGTCTATCTGTCTGCCGTCCGGCCTGATTTTATCAATAGTAATCAATTTGCGGACGGCTTGTTTCAGCAATTTTTGCAAAACATTGCCAATATCCTTTTTGTTTTCCGGGTATTTCTCCAAAAATTTCTCTGCCGCCTCATTTTTCAGACGCGCTAATTTTTCTTCGCGCGCTAATTTTTCTGGGACTTTAAGAGCGTCTTCCATAGCGGAATAAGCGTATTCTTTTATCTCCTTGGTTAGTTCGGCCGGCGGTTCGTAAAGCGCGGGCTTTATTTTCTCGCGGCCGATTTCGGCCGCGATTTTTTCCTGGAATTCCACCAATTCTTTTATGATCTCGTGCCCGAAAAGGATGCCGCCCAGCATGGCATCCTCGGAAACTTCGCGCGCGCCCGCCTCCACCATCAAAATAGCGTATTTTGTGCCGGCTACGGCAAGGTTGATTTCACTTTTTGCTTGTTGCTCAATGGTCGGGTTGATAAGATATTTCCCTTCAATAAGGCCCACGCGCA
It contains:
- the aspS gene encoding aspartate--tRNA ligase yields the protein ALPQSPQLFKQLLMVAGMDRYFQIVRCFRDEDLRADRQPEFTQVDVEMSFVGQEDVMAMMEEMIKYVYEGAIGRTVDIPFRRLSYAEAMGSYGSDKPDLRFDMRLVDLSETVRGCGFKVFESALLGGGEVKAINVKGRADIPRRELDGLTEYVGNYGAKGMAWLMVTAEGIKSPVAKFFSPEILAAICAKTGAEPGDLLLFIADKPAVVAQALGNLRLEMGRRLGLIDEGALSFLWVLDFPMFEYDEEEKRYIAMHHPFTSPVEDDVPRLSGDLAGIRAKAYDMVLNGAEVGGGSIRIHRRDVQEKVFSAIGLSPEEARAQFGFLLDAFEYGTPPHGGIAFGLDRLVMIMAGKKSIRDVIAFPKTQSATDLMTQSPSYVTEKQLRELNIKSTVPVRKEYGENE
- a CDS encoding dUTP diphosphatase (catalyzes the formation of dUMP from dUTP), translated to MRVRGFETVTKYGGANINLPKRRTAQSAGYDIAAAESAVLKAGLVTKVPTGLKAYMRSDEFLGVHIRSGLSVNNALSLVNGQGIIDADYYNNPDNEGHIIIAFLNHSGTDVTIEKGERIAQGIFYKYLMADGDREQKKEARRGGFGSTG
- a CDS encoding insulinase family protein; its protein translation is MIQQTIMPNGIRVVTDSMHEVRSASLGFWVACGARQDTVCGTAHFIEHMFFKGTERRDARQLALEADRIGGQLNAFTAAEYTCYYARALDSHIEQLFDLLADMFLHSRFLPGDVKKEKQVIMQEYDMYYDDPEELAQNEFFSFVWGDHPLGRNVTGDKKDVRKINGRILANFLHDFYTPDNLVVAAAGNVRHGDICGLADKYLSGLSGQAKKIPASAPDFAAGRKFIPKDLEQSQIIWGVPGIPLADCSWHAASILCNRLGGSASSRLFQEIRETKGLAYFIDSVFSSYSDAGLFTINAAVNPEKGEFFLAALEEIMGEVAENGLTENELQDSKEQLISSLLLGLENSGGRMQRVGKLSVLGKPLIPTEELIAKIKGASLTDVAAMAARLFKGIRPAIVGLGPKCSGKALHHAGTRF
- the pnp gene encoding polyribonucleotide nucleotidyltransferase, yielding MNSYSMQLGGRTLTIESGKMAKQAGGAVLVRYGDTAVLVTATGSKEPREGIDFFPLTVDFEEKLYSVGKIPGGFIKREGRPSEAAVLTSRLIDRPIRPMFPDGYRNDVQIVATALSVDQNNSPDIPAMIGASCALSISDIPFDGPIAGVRVGLIEGKYLINPTIEQQAKSEINLAVAGTKYAILMVEAGAREVSEDAMLGGILFGHEIIKELVEFQEKIAAEIGREKIKPALYEPPAELTKEIKEYAYSAMEDALKVPEKLAREEKLARLKNEAAEKFLEKYPENKKDIGNVLQKLLKQAVRKLITIDKIRPDGRQIDQVRPVSCEAGILPRAHGSGLFTRGQTQVLNIATLAPLREGQILDGLGVEDSKRYMHHYNFPPYSVGETRPLRSPGRREIGHGALAERALLPVIPSEDEFPYALRLVSEVLESNGSSSMASVCASTLSLMDAGVPIKAPVSGVAMGLVKDGENFTILTDIQGLEDALGDMDFKVAGTQKGITAIQMDIKIDGINKDIFAAALAQAKRGREFILGKMLEAIDRPRGELSPYAPRIITLQIDPDKIRDIIGPGGKIIKKIVEDTGVKIDVEDDGKVFIAAVDPQGAEKAVKIIESLVAEVEVGKIYAGKVTRLMNFGAFVEILPGKEGLVHISQLALERVNKVEDVVAIGDEVVVKVTEIDRQGRVNLSRKEVLKRDAPAVK